One stretch of bacterium DNA includes these proteins:
- a CDS encoding sodium/solute symporter (Members of the Solute:Sodium Symporter (SSS), TC 2.A.21 as described in tcdb.org, catalyze solute:Na+ symport. Known solutes for members of the family include sugars, amino acids, nucleosides, inositols, vitamins, urea or anions, depending on the system.) produces the protein MMFAAMIAAAETVSPSKLQVGNLDLGIIIVYLLAIVGIGVLAGFVRKSHSGEGAHYFLADNSLKWPVIGLAMFAANISTVHLVSLAQSAYTSGLLYGNFEWMAGFTLILLSLFFAPLYLRTKVTTLPDYLERRYNRNCRDMLTLVSLFSAIVIHIGVALFTAATVLCFIFGIQGDTSIMGLTPMMFFIVALGVLTGIYTVIGGLLAVVWTESIQTVLLLVGAICITVVGYNAIGGWDVLTATLASNPHPLAGSKEAIAAGVELSSKSFLNMAHASGDNTVIGNIPWYSILLGYPIIGIWYWCCDQTIVQRVLAAKDEKHARLGPLFCAFIKILPVFFFVLPGVICVALVQKSYFGAGVGPAASADAYPFMITHLLPVGLKGLVTAAMLAAAMQTCSAALNSAATMFSYDIWRRWKPATTDKSLIKVGRWTTIIATLLAIVLSPIFGHYPTIIQGLNTMICYIAPPITAVFLIGVFWKKAGGKAAFVTMVSGAGMGITCFILDFFRAVFIGEGAVAKAAVANSAVWGFVYNIALKDFMLTSFGMFGLCVIIQIVTSLLMPEPLKAEARGLIWEHWTDPLKAKCGRGLSDYRVMSVAVLFTFIVLYVWFW, from the coding sequence ATGATGTTTGCAGCGATGATAGCAGCGGCGGAGACGGTGTCGCCGTCCAAACTTCAGGTCGGTAATCTCGACCTCGGTATTATTATCGTCTATCTGCTGGCGATCGTTGGTATTGGCGTGCTGGCTGGCTTTGTGCGGAAGTCGCATTCCGGCGAGGGCGCCCATTACTTCCTGGCCGACAATTCGCTGAAATGGCCGGTCATCGGTCTGGCCATGTTCGCTGCCAACATCTCGACGGTGCATCTGGTCAGTCTGGCACAGTCGGCCTACACCTCCGGCCTGCTCTACGGCAATTTTGAATGGATGGCCGGCTTTACGCTCATCCTGCTTTCCCTCTTCTTTGCGCCGCTTTACCTGCGCACCAAGGTGACGACCCTCCCTGACTACCTGGAACGCCGCTATAACCGCAATTGCCGTGACATGCTCACCCTTGTCTCGCTTTTCTCTGCCATTGTCATTCATATCGGCGTGGCGTTGTTTACGGCGGCGACCGTGCTTTGCTTCATTTTCGGCATTCAGGGCGACACGAGCATCATGGGACTGACTCCGATGATGTTCTTCATTGTCGCTCTTGGAGTGCTCACCGGTATCTATACCGTGATCGGTGGTTTATTGGCCGTGGTCTGGACTGAAAGCATCCAGACCGTTCTCCTCCTCGTCGGGGCCATCTGCATCACGGTTGTCGGCTATAATGCGATTGGCGGCTGGGATGTCCTGACGGCCACTCTTGCCAGCAACCCGCATCCTCTGGCCGGCAGCAAGGAAGCCATTGCCGCCGGTGTCGAGCTTTCCTCCAAGTCCTTTCTTAACATGGCGCATGCCAGCGGCGACAACACCGTCATCGGCAACATCCCCTGGTATTCCATTTTGCTTGGATATCCCATCATCGGCATCTGGTATTGGTGCTGCGACCAGACCATCGTCCAGCGCGTGCTAGCCGCCAAGGATGAGAAGCACGCCCGGCTCGGGCCGCTCTTCTGTGCCTTCATCAAGATTCTGCCGGTGTTCTTCTTCGTCCTGCCCGGTGTCATTTGCGTCGCACTGGTGCAGAAGAGTTATTTTGGCGCCGGCGTCGGCCCTGCGGCCTCCGCAGACGCCTATCCATTCATGATCACGCATCTGCTGCCGGTAGGGCTCAAGGGGTTGGTCACCGCCGCCATGTTGGCCGCCGCCATGCAGACCTGTTCCGCAGCGCTCAACTCCGCCGCCACCATGTTCTCCTATGACATCTGGAGGCGCTGGAAACCAGCAACAACGGACAAGTCCCTGATCAAGGTCGGCCGCTGGACCACTATAATCGCCACGCTTCTGGCGATTGTGCTCTCCCCGATCTTCGGCCATTATCCCACAATCATCCAGGGGCTGAACACGATGATCTGTTACATCGCTCCGCCGATTACGGCGGTTTTCCTGATAGGGGTTTTCTGGAAGAAGGCAGGCGGCAAGGCGGCGTTTGTGACCATGGTTTCCGGCGCTGGCATGGGCATTACCTGCTTCATCCTGGATTTCTTTCGAGCCGTCTTCATTGGCGAAGGGGCCGTGGCAAAGGCCGCTGTTGCCAATTCGGCTGTCTGGGGCTTCGTTTACAACATTGCGCTCAAGGACTTCATGCTGACCTCATTTGGCATGTTCGGCCTCTGCGTCATTATTCAAATCGTCACCTCACTGCTGATGCCCGAGCCCCTTAAAGCAGAGGCCCGGGGGTTGATTTGGGAACATTGGACTGACCCGCTCAAAGCGAAGTGCGGGCGTGGCCTTTCCGATTACCGCGTCATGTCAGTCGCCGTGCTGTTCACGTTCATAGTGCTTTATGTGTGGTTTTGGTAA